One genomic region from Streptomyces sp. NBC_00582 encodes:
- a CDS encoding VOC family protein yields MTEAPGSAGLNGTAHARYAPGTPCWVSLMVHGLTGTQEFYGELFGWEFQPGPQQLGPYVRALLDGREVAGIGQLPPDRHLPVAWTPYLASDDVDTSAETVRLCGGTIGVGPLDAAEAGRLAIGSDPSGAVFGIWQAAAHRGTDISGLPGTPAWNELVTFETASVAKFYETVFGYTQEAEVSADFDYVTLHIGGRPVAGIHGVGTSLPRDRGPHWVTYFEVADADRALDLVTDLGGHVLGPARDSAYGRVATVTDPEGARFALIEGPR; encoded by the coding sequence ATGACCGAGGCACCTGGGTCCGCCGGCCTGAACGGCACCGCGCATGCCCGGTACGCGCCCGGTACACCCTGCTGGGTGAGTCTGATGGTGCACGGGTTGACGGGCACCCAGGAGTTCTACGGCGAACTCTTCGGTTGGGAATTCCAACCCGGTCCGCAGCAGCTCGGCCCCTACGTACGCGCCCTCCTCGACGGCCGGGAGGTGGCCGGGATCGGCCAACTGCCCCCGGACCGCCATCTCCCGGTCGCCTGGACGCCGTATCTCGCCTCCGACGACGTGGACACGAGCGCCGAGACCGTGCGGCTGTGCGGCGGCACCATCGGGGTCGGCCCGCTGGACGCCGCCGAGGCCGGACGCCTCGCGATCGGCTCCGATCCCTCCGGTGCCGTCTTCGGCATCTGGCAGGCGGCGGCCCACCGCGGCACGGACATCAGCGGGCTGCCCGGCACCCCCGCCTGGAACGAGCTGGTGACCTTCGAGACCGCGAGCGTCGCCAAGTTCTACGAAACGGTGTTCGGCTACACCCAGGAGGCGGAGGTGTCCGCCGACTTCGACTACGTCACCCTGCACATCGGCGGCCGTCCCGTCGCCGGCATCCACGGGGTGGGCACCTCGCTGCCCCGCGACCGGGGGCCGCACTGGGTGACGTACTTCGAGGTGGCCGACGCGGACCGGGCGCTCGACCTCGTCACCGACCTGGGCGGACACGTCCTCGGGCCGGCCCGGGACAGCGCCTACGGGCGCGTGGCCACCGTGACGGATCCCGAGGGCGCCCGCTTCGCCCTGATCGAGGGCCCCCGCTGA